The sequence GTTTGTGCGCCAGACTACCCGATTCGTGCTGGATGGAAATATCTGGTATTTTTCGAAACTGATTGAATATTCGCGGGCCGTTGGCATGCAGTTTTTTTACCACTGCGCTTATTTTGTGATTTATGAAGGTGCTTATGTGCTTAAAGAATGGCGAAAAGCGCAGATCGAGAAAGACGAATTAACAAAACGGAATCTCCAGAGCCAGTTGGTTTCGCTGAAAAATCAGGTGAGTCCGCATTTCCTGTTCAACAGCCTTAATTCCATTTCGTCGCTGATTGCCGAAAATCCCCATCAGGCCGAAGCCTTCGTGGATGAACTGGCGAGCGTGTACCGGTATCTGTTGCAGGCGGGTGAACGCGAGCTGACTACCTTGCGTAACGAACTGACCTTTATCGAGTCGTATTCGTATCTGCTTAAGATGCGTTATGGCGCAGGGCTTGAGTTAACGATTTCGGTCGACCCGGCTTATTCCCATTACTTAATGCCACCACTAACCTTACAACTGCTTCTCGAAAACGCCCTTAAACACAATGCCTTTTTGCCCGATCGGCCC comes from Spirosoma aureum and encodes:
- a CDS encoding sensor histidine kinase, whose amino-acid sequence is MTTSFNDSKLRIWGPIGLFAFVALFFRLDWYLRLPFRTLVINDLIGLSIGLLWWQLARWVVLQLQTHYPGLHNSRKRLLWLLILLPVMANLAWFVRQTTRFVLDGNIWYFSKLIEYSRAVGMQFFYHCAYFVIYEGAYVLKEWRKAQIEKDELTKRNLQSQLVSLKNQVSPHFLFNSLNSISSLIAENPHQAEAFVDELASVYRYLLQAGERELTTLRNELTFIESYSYLLKMRYGAGLELTISVDPAYSHYLMPPLTLQLLLENALKHNAFLPDRPLKITIRTIQGYKLIVENTIQRKRVRVETAGAGLSNMATKYQVLDQPTPTIEELDDCFRVTLPLLVDHESLVH